The bacterium genome includes a window with the following:
- a CDS encoding choice-of-anchor Q domain-containing protein: MVLGIGFLTQEAKAADLYVPGSYTTIQSAINAAVNGDRVLVDDGTYTENINFLGKGITVESINGTTSTIIDGNTSGSVVTFKSSEGTKLVLSGFTIQNGRADYGGGIFCYYYSSPTITNCTISGNSADCSGGGICCYSVSPTVVNSILWGDTPDEIYLSDSSIDITYSDIQGGYAGEGNIDADPLFVGAGDYHLTPDSPCIDTGTSTGAPPDDIDGDIRPQGPAYDMGSDEYVEEIQPPVPDIKANGSDGTITTSGPVSITIELNSGSYAGQNADWWHVADTPFGWYWYQVSGNTWVSGLTVSYQGPLFDLTPPFNTLNTPLPSGTYTIYFGVDMNMNGVIDFGSLYYDRVVVIVP, translated from the coding sequence ATGGTTTTAGGGATAGGGTTTTTAACCCAGGAGGCAAAGGCAGCGGATTTGTATGTGCCAGGGAGTTATACAACCATTCAGTCTGCAATTAATGCGGCGGTAAATGGAGATAGGGTGTTAGTAGATGATGGGACATACACTGAGAACATCAATTTTCTGGGCAAAGGTATCACTGTGGAGTCAATAAATGGCACAACCAGTACCATAATTGATGGCAATACCAGTGGTAGTGTGGTAACCTTTAAATCTAGCGAGGGAACTAAGTTGGTTCTGAGTGGGTTCACAATACAGAATGGACGAGCTGACTATGGCGGTGGGATTTTTTGCTACTACTACTCCTCGCCGACAATTACCAACTGCACCATTAGTGGAAATTCAGCTGATTGTTCTGGCGGCGGGATTTGTTGCTACTCCGTCTCGCCGACAGTTGTCAACAGTATCCTATGGGGTGATACTCCAGATGAAATCTATTTAAGTGACAGCTCTATAGACATCACCTACTCTGATATCCAGGGCGGTTATGCAGGAGAAGGCAACATTGATGCTGACCCATTGTTTGTTGGTGCTGGTGATTATCACTTAACCCCAGATTCACCCTGTATCGATACCGGCACCAGTACAGGAGCACCACCAGATGATATCGATGGTGATATAAGACCACAGGGTCCAGCCTATGATATGGGCTCGGATGAGTATGTTGAGGAAATACAACCACCTGTCCCTGATATAAAGGCAAATGGCTCGGATGGAACAATAACTACCTCAGGACCAGTATCAATCACCATTGAACTTAATTCAGGAAGTTATGCCGGTCAAAATGCAGATTGGTGGCATGTTGCAGATACACCTTTTGGCTGGTATTGGTATCAGGTAAGTGGAAATACATGGGTGTCAGGTCTGACAGTTAGTTATCAAGGACCTTTATTTGACCTGACTCCTCCATTTAATACCTTGAACACACCTCTACCTTCAGGGACTTACACTATCTACTTTGGAGTGGATATGAATATGAATGGAGTGATAGATTTTGGTAGTCTGTATTATGACCGTGTAGTAGTCATAGTGCCATAA
- a CDS encoding four helix bundle protein, whose amino-acid sequence MTKIQNSKQYDLEERTYQFAQEVALFCKKLPKTITNIEYVKQIIRASGSVGANYIEANESLGSKDFKMRIKICRKESKESAYWLRLIIGTNDEKFKQEGERLFKEAIELKKKFSSIIEKSK is encoded by the coding sequence ATGACCAAAATTCAAAATTCCAAACAATATGATTTAGAAGAAAGAACTTATCAATTTGCTCAAGAGGTTGCTTTATTCTGTAAGAAACTACCTAAAACTATTACTAATATCGAATATGTAAAGCAAATAATTAGGGCTTCGGGTTCAGTTGGAGCAAACTATATTGAGGCAAATGAGTCTTTAGGCTCGAAAGATTTTAAGATGAGGATAAAGATTTGTCGTAAAGAATCAAAAGAATCTGCTTATTGGTTAAGATTAATAATTGGAACTAACGATGAAAAATTTAAACAAGAAGGAGAAAGGCTTTTCAAGGAAGCAATAGAATTGAAGAAAAAATTTTCTTCAATTATTGAAAAGTCTAAATGA
- a CDS encoding DUF5618 family protein, with the protein MMKEPLRYLENAKEILGKSGIEENRYTDDKYVKSACGVAYLGVLKAIDEHLLGKGLTKKELPKKVDEYKKAIQKYLSVHNGKLFKQFDDIYDELHIAGYYRGILHSVDTVKGALKTAKDFIEKIK; encoded by the coding sequence ATGATGAAAGAACCATTAAGATATTTAGAAAATGCAAAAGAGATATTAGGTAAGTCTGGAATTGAAGAGAATAGATATACAGATGACAAGTATGTAAAATCAGCCTGCGGTGTTGCTTATTTGGGGGTTCTAAAGGCTATTGACGAACATCTTTTAGGAAAGGGACTTACAAAAAAAGAATTACCTAAAAAAGTAGACGAATATAAAAAGGCTATCCAGAAATATCTTTCAGTGCATAATGGAAAACTCTTTAAGCAGTTTGATGATATCTATGATGAATTACATATTGCAGGCTATTATAGAGGGATTCTTCACTCTGTGGATACGGTAAAAGGAGCATTAAAAACAGCCAAAGACTTTATAGAAAAGATTAAATGA
- a CDS encoding flagellar FlbD family protein — protein sequence MIKLTRLNGREFFLNPHQIENMEANPDTTITLISGTKYIVKENIETIISIIIEYRKKMGMFGNED from the coding sequence ATGATTAAACTAACTCGACTTAATGGTCGTGAATTTTTCCTTAACCCACATCAAATCGAAAATATGGAAGCTAACCCTGATACCACGATAACCCTTATCTCCGGAACCAAATATATCGTGAAAGAAAATATTGAGACAATAATTTCAATAATTATAGAATATCGGAAAAAGATGGGGATGTTTGGAAATGAAGATTGA
- a CDS encoding flagellar hook-basal body complex protein codes for MIGSFFSGVSGLKSHLMWLDVIGENLANINSTGFKRSSVSFEDILNQNLKSAVAPRGDVGGILPKQVGLGTNLVTIQTVFTQGQLQPTGRNTDLAINGEKSFFILSDGVSPNFRYTRAGSFDFDRDGNLVNPGNGFKVLGWNAQRDFVTGQLLKDAANRTIIDTTGELTGVKIIKGDIMPGKATESVKFTGDLKSQQVLPVDFKNLSFMKSVASVVPVSKDRGGIDITKPWNQAGFNETPDGKIIINGVTYKVGGEGGYETPSALMNAINISAQANVTIKYESDKFIITPDNADVQVSLGEVADTPGHGFFTQVFITSGTEQAPFTYNVNARMELQFEHLLDPQHPDRNYYRWKAVDPTTTEFITTNAYHFERGDPLRGPNSLDPGKVIGKVIGMGDSVTKVFDLGDPDIDPTALEVYITKPTGSMMVTLAGKSSASMVITGTDPNQTSIYYFDDDGEDVRFGASSNGVDRLYFPYAPLAGATIAVDYKRNGYNMHNSTVDPTRLQIKVNGQVQPGTTYKFHNNQGVGGNDQITFYSASSSEEVVTDTLNVTRPFREAGFNWCTASAPWTNSMLASQVTFRWQGGEWISPMLSTFNSVEEFMSLVKTKTNGIVKLSYSAKEDKFFMTNTQAISAIQTNSAGFLSLAKLPGEGFHMNAVPGKSWVTISADANPQSREEIVKNTLDLTQSFVRAGFNTVPTLSSHVSVTWEVSPGLWTSWSSNSNIPYAWPDGLTGNPSNKSGTVQSFINLFNDAYSTGITSPLPMPLILRYDPQKDRFYLINTNPANLRVRIHQTDVNGFWTAANILNPGLAWVDVPHSPVQETDTIVADYYYNKTVEARGILQLDKNGQVIDNYVDTEASPVIYSSSKVLSGDRTLNLAAGWDQFEGGTVDGTIKITSRSGIYISRSITTANYPTINALIDEINASEARVVLTYHADMDKFSLRSREEGDEITLEETGLHPFFSAINIATGTKVGGNNNSVMDLEIEVPGPEDGWRETTGLFGTGNDLFRVNIIPNVVRNEEVGEAGLGRRGTQVIDEGMYRGSMSVITLNNADVDESTIVIKYIIDGMFNSVVGENSWVFSDGTGPGGRDQIFVTGVISSLVSYTRLNSFDLDNPDVDDTSLVVKVDGRIIPRTDWIFEDNKGTNGVDRILLQPNAGSQYYMPDPLGTIWEVRNPGTLGAGQVTVDYRRIFPLAVDVFIPNGNEGPENITFTPNTTKTNYPSNAIPQLASSGEAVTTNLKLQSEYQYTTPQDIYDALGNPYKGNFQFERLSYNKWLWYIMNPVEREKIAGYGILAFTGNGLLDKENSQIFESPSDPLDPGSRYKGIYFDPPPTPTPPETDGAPPPEKGQNPNKIMPDFNQVTQLSSNPSTAKVSEQNGYRIGKLIDEKTKINSEGVVIAEYDNGQTQDIGQISMAKFDNPSSLAKLDATTFAETVNSGTSSIGKPGLDGRGTISAGQLEKSNVDLVQEFADMIIAQRAFQANSRTVTTADQMFIDIIAMKRL; via the coding sequence ATCAACTCTACTGGTTTTAAGAGGTCGAGTGTGTCGTTTGAAGACATTCTTAACCAAAATCTTAAAAGTGCGGTAGCACCTCGTGGGGATGTGGGAGGTATCCTCCCAAAGCAGGTTGGTTTGGGCACAAACTTGGTTACTATCCAGACAGTATTTACACAAGGGCAATTACAGCCTACGGGGAGAAATACTGATTTAGCCATAAATGGAGAAAAAAGCTTTTTTATTCTGAGTGACGGTGTGAGTCCTAACTTTCGCTATACAAGAGCAGGAAGTTTTGATTTCGATAGGGATGGAAATCTGGTAAATCCAGGAAATGGATTTAAGGTTTTAGGGTGGAATGCCCAGAGAGACTTTGTTACAGGACAACTTTTGAAAGATGCGGCTAATAGGACTATAATCGATACTACTGGTGAATTGACCGGGGTAAAGATAATTAAGGGTGATATTATGCCCGGGAAAGCCACTGAGTCTGTTAAATTTACAGGTGACCTCAAATCTCAACAAGTATTACCTGTAGATTTTAAAAATTTATCTTTTATGAAAAGTGTGGCGAGTGTCGTGCCAGTTTCCAAAGACCGGGGAGGAATAGACATTACAAAACCATGGAACCAGGCAGGATTTAATGAAACACCTGATGGGAAAATTATTATTAATGGTGTAACATATAAAGTTGGAGGAGAAGGTGGATATGAAACACCTTCTGCCTTGATGAATGCAATCAACATCTCGGCACAAGCAAATGTAACCATCAAATATGAAAGTGATAAATTTATTATTACACCAGATAATGCAGATGTCCAGGTATCATTAGGTGAGGTAGCTGATACACCAGGGCATGGGTTCTTTACGCAAGTATTCATTACGAGCGGCACAGAACAAGCACCATTTACCTATAATGTCAATGCCAGGATGGAACTCCAATTTGAACATCTTCTTGACCCGCAACATCCAGACCGTAATTATTATCGCTGGAAGGCAGTTGACCCAACTACCACTGAGTTTATCACAACTAATGCTTATCATTTCGAACGTGGTGACCCACTGCGAGGCCCAAATTCCCTGGACCCCGGTAAAGTCATTGGAAAAGTAATAGGTATGGGTGATAGTGTCACCAAGGTGTTTGATTTAGGTGACCCGGATATAGACCCGACTGCTCTTGAAGTATACATTACTAAACCAACTGGTTCGATGATGGTTACTTTAGCAGGGAAGTCATCGGCATCTATGGTTATTACTGGTACAGATCCAAATCAAACCTCTATTTATTATTTTGATGATGATGGTGAGGATGTGAGATTTGGGGCATCTTCAAATGGTGTTGACCGACTATATTTTCCTTATGCACCTTTAGCCGGAGCCACAATTGCTGTTGATTATAAAAGAAATGGTTATAATATGCATAATTCAACTGTTGACCCAACAAGATTACAAATAAAGGTAAACGGTCAGGTTCAACCAGGCACAACCTATAAATTCCATAATAACCAGGGTGTAGGTGGAAATGACCAGATTACTTTCTATTCAGCAAGTAGTAGTGAAGAGGTGGTAACAGATACATTAAATGTTACCAGACCTTTTAGAGAGGCGGGGTTTAATTGGTGTACCGCGAGTGCTCCGTGGACAAATTCAATGCTTGCCAGTCAGGTAACATTTAGATGGCAGGGTGGAGAGTGGATATCACCAATGTTAAGCACATTTAACTCAGTGGAAGAATTTATGTCTCTTGTAAAAACCAAAACAAATGGTATTGTGAAACTATCATATAGTGCTAAAGAAGATAAGTTTTTTATGACGAATACTCAGGCAATTTCAGCGATTCAAACCAACTCAGCGGGATTTCTTAGTCTGGCTAAATTACCCGGAGAAGGATTTCATATGAATGCCGTACCTGGTAAAAGCTGGGTAACAATATCCGCTGATGCAAATCCGCAAAGCCGTGAAGAGATAGTAAAAAATACATTAGATTTAACACAATCTTTTGTCCGAGCTGGATTCAATACTGTGCCTACACTTTCAAGTCATGTTTCTGTTACCTGGGAAGTAAGTCCGGGTCTGTGGACCAGCTGGTCATCGAATAGTAATATTCCTTATGCATGGCCCGACGGACTTACAGGAAATCCCTCAAATAAAAGTGGCACGGTGCAATCGTTTATTAATCTCTTTAATGATGCTTACTCAACTGGTATTACATCACCATTACCAATGCCGCTTATTCTTAGATATGACCCACAAAAGGATAGATTCTATTTGATAAATACTAATCCGGCAAATCTTCGTGTCAGAATTCACCAGACTGATGTTAATGGTTTCTGGACAGCGGCTAATATTCTAAATCCTGGGCTTGCCTGGGTTGATGTCCCCCATTCACCGGTTCAGGAAACAGATACAATCGTGGCAGACTATTACTATAATAAAACCGTAGAGGCACGAGGGATATTACAATTAGATAAAAATGGTCAGGTAATTGATAATTATGTTGATACAGAGGCTTCTCCAGTTATTTACAGTAGTTCAAAGGTATTAAGCGGAGATAGAACACTAAACTTAGCCGCTGGTTGGGACCAATTTGAAGGAGGCACGGTAGATGGAACAATCAAAATTACATCGAGAAGTGGAATATATATCTCGCGGTCAATTACTACGGCTAATTATCCAACAATAAATGCTTTAATCGATGAAATCAATGCCAGTGAAGCGAGGGTAGTTCTAACCTATCATGCCGATATGGATAAATTTAGCCTTAGAAGTCGTGAAGAGGGTGATGAAATAACACTGGAAGAAACAGGATTACATCCTTTCTTTTCTGCAATCAATATTGCTACAGGGACAAAGGTTGGAGGTAATAATAACTCTGTTATGGATTTAGAAATAGAGGTTCCTGGACCAGAAGATGGATGGAGGGAAACAACAGGATTGTTTGGGACAGGAAATGATTTATTTAGAGTAAATATCATACCTAATGTGGTTAGAAATGAAGAAGTAGGTGAAGCAGGTCTGGGAAGGCGTGGGACCCAGGTGATTGACGAAGGAATGTATAGGGGATCTATGTCAGTTATTACCCTGAATAATGCTGATGTAGATGAATCAACTATTGTGATAAAGTATATCATTGATGGCATGTTCAACTCAGTTGTAGGTGAAAATTCCTGGGTATTTTCAGACGGCACCGGACCCGGTGGAAGGGACCAAATATTTGTGACAGGAGTAATATCTTCCCTGGTGAGTTATACCCGATTAAATTCGTTTGATTTAGATAATCCAGATGTAGATGATACATCTTTAGTTGTAAAAGTAGATGGCAGAATTATACCACGAACAGATTGGATATTTGAAGATAACAAAGGAACTAATGGAGTTGACCGTATCCTTTTACAACCAAATGCTGGTTCACAATACTATATGCCAGACCCATTGGGTACTATATGGGAGGTGAGAAATCCAGGGACATTAGGTGCAGGTCAAGTAACCGTGGATTATCGTCGGATATTCCCGCTGGCAGTTGATGTCTTTATCCCTAATGGAAATGAAGGACCAGAAAATATCACCTTTACACCAAATACCACGAAAACGAATTACCCAAGTAACGCTATTCCTCAATTAGCCAGTTCTGGAGAGGCAGTAACCACAAATCTAAAACTACAATCAGAATATCAATATACTACTCCGCAAGATATCTATGACGCCCTGGGAAATCCTTATAAAGGGAATTTCCAATTTGAGCGATTAAGTTACAATAAATGGCTGTGGTATATAATGAATCCAGTAGAAAGAGAGAAGATAGCGGGATATGGTATCTTAGCCTTTACAGGTAATGGTCTACTGGATAAAGAAAATTCTCAAATATTTGAGTCACCATCTGACCCGTTAGACCCGGGTTCAAGATATAAAGGGATATACTTTGACCCACCACCAACACCTACTCCACCAGAAACTGATGGTGCACCACCACCAGAAAAGGGTCAAAATCCAAATAAAATTATGCCTGACTTTAATCAAGTTACACAACTTTCTTCAAACCCATCTACAGCAAAGGTAAGCGAACAGAATGGATATAGGATAGGAAAACTTATTGATGAAAAAACAAAGATAAATTCAGAAGGGGTAGTTATTGCTGAATATGATAATGGGCAAACGCAAGATATTGGCCAGATATCTATGGCTAAATTTGATAATCCATCTAGTCTGGCAAAACTTGATGCAACAACCTTTGCGGAAACAGTTAATTCTGGCACTTCTTCCATAGGTAAACCAGGATTGGATGGACGAGGAACGATAAGTGCAGGTCAGTTAGAGAAATCAAATGTTGACTTAGTTCAAGAATTTGCTGATATGATTATTGCCCAGCGCGCCTTCCAGGCTAATTCAAGAACCGTAACTACCGCAGACCAGATGTTTATTGATATTATCGCGATGAAGAGACTATAA